A single region of the Nocardioides aquaticus genome encodes:
- a CDS encoding type 1 glutamine amidotransferase domain-containing protein — protein MAQLDGKTIAFLMAGSGVEQVELTQPWEGLQAAGATCVLVAPEAGTVQAFNNDVEKGDTFDVDTTVADLDPTTVDALVLPGGTTNPDQLRLDEGAVALVRTLVDAGKPVAAICHGPWTLAEADVLRGKTLTSFPSIRTDLKNAGATWVDEQSFTCPANGWTLVTSRNPGDLDAFVQASVEAFSG, from the coding sequence GTGGCACAGCTCGACGGCAAGACGATCGCATTCCTCATGGCCGGCTCCGGCGTCGAGCAGGTCGAGCTGACACAGCCCTGGGAGGGCCTGCAGGCGGCCGGCGCCACCTGCGTCCTGGTGGCGCCCGAGGCCGGCACCGTCCAGGCGTTCAACAACGACGTGGAGAAGGGCGACACCTTCGACGTCGACACCACCGTCGCCGACCTGGACCCGACCACGGTCGACGCCCTCGTCCTTCCCGGCGGGACCACCAACCCCGACCAGCTCCGCCTGGACGAGGGCGCGGTCGCGCTCGTCCGCACGCTGGTCGACGCCGGCAAGCCCGTCGCGGCGATCTGCCACGGACCGTGGACGCTGGCCGAGGCCGACGTCCTGCGGGGCAAGACGCTCACCAGCTTCCCCAGCATCCGCACCGACCTCAAGAACGCCGGCGCGACCTGGGTCGACGAGCAGTCCTTCACCTGCCCGGCCAACGGCTGGACCCTGGTGACCAGCCGCAACCCCGGCGACCTCGACGCCTTCGTCCAGGCGTCCGTGGAGGCGTTCTCCGGCTGA
- a CDS encoding alpha-hydroxy-acid oxidizing protein, whose translation MVSTGIGRLRQGHVYRQGALGRRPAVPTDDAALERAARRAMSARAWAYVAGGAGQGRTMARNRQAFDAWGVLPRMAHGHAVRDLSLDLLGHRLAAPVLLAPVGAAGLVHRDADLAVARAAAATGTTYVLSNQASSPMEDVVAELGGSPHWFQLYWSKDEGLVDSLIGRAEATGAQALVVTLDTTVLGWRPQDLDLGSLPFSRGIGIAQYTSDDRFAEIVRDRVAAAARDGREAVEVTLGAVRTLLDIARNHPGAFRDNLRTPEPRASVETFLDVYSNPGLSWDHLATLRSRTSLPVVLKGILHPDDARRALDLGADALVVSNHGGRQVDNAVASLDALVRVRDAVGPEPTLLLDSGVRTGADVFVARALGADAVLLGRSPIYGLAVAGQRGWRRCWATSSPSST comes from the coding sequence ATGGTCAGCACCGGGATCGGGCGTCTACGACAGGGTCACGTCTACCGCCAGGGCGCGCTGGGTCGACGGCCGGCGGTGCCGACCGACGACGCCGCCCTCGAACGGGCCGCCCGGCGGGCGATGAGCGCCCGCGCCTGGGCCTACGTCGCCGGCGGCGCCGGCCAGGGTCGCACGATGGCCCGGAACCGACAGGCCTTCGACGCCTGGGGCGTGCTGCCGCGGATGGCGCACGGCCACGCCGTGCGCGACCTGTCCCTCGACCTGCTCGGCCACCGCCTCGCCGCGCCCGTGCTGCTGGCCCCGGTGGGCGCCGCCGGGCTGGTGCACCGGGACGCCGACCTCGCCGTCGCCCGGGCCGCGGCGGCGACCGGGACGACGTACGTGCTGTCCAACCAGGCCAGTAGCCCGATGGAGGACGTCGTCGCCGAGCTCGGTGGCAGCCCGCACTGGTTCCAGCTGTACTGGAGCAAGGACGAGGGCCTGGTCGACAGCCTGATCGGCCGGGCCGAGGCCACCGGGGCGCAGGCCCTGGTCGTCACGCTGGACACCACCGTGCTGGGGTGGCGCCCGCAGGACCTCGACCTCGGGTCGCTGCCCTTCAGCCGGGGCATCGGGATCGCCCAGTACACCTCCGACGACCGCTTCGCCGAGATCGTGCGGGACCGCGTCGCGGCTGCGGCCCGGGACGGGCGTGAGGCGGTCGAGGTCACCCTCGGGGCCGTGCGCACCCTGCTCGACATCGCCCGCAACCATCCCGGCGCGTTCCGCGACAACCTGCGCACGCCCGAGCCGCGGGCCTCGGTCGAGACCTTCCTCGACGTCTACTCCAACCCCGGCCTGTCCTGGGACCACCTCGCGACGCTGCGCTCGCGCACCTCGCTGCCGGTGGTCCTCAAAGGGATCCTGCACCCCGACGACGCCCGCCGTGCACTGGACCTCGGCGCCGACGCCCTGGTGGTCTCCAACCACGGCGGTCGGCAGGTCGACAACGCGGTGGCGTCGCTCGACGCGCTGGTCCGGGTGCGCGACGCGGTCGGGCCGGAGCCCACGCTGCTGCTGGACAGCGGGGTCCGCACCGGCGCCGACGTGTTCGTCGCCCGGGCGCTGGGCGCCGACGCGGTGCTGCTCGGCCGCTCGCCCATCTACGGCCTGGCCGTGGCCGGCCAGCGGGGGTGGAGGAGGTGCTGGGCAACGTCGTCGCCGAGCTCGACCTGA
- a CDS encoding alpha-hydroxy-acid oxidizing protein: MLGNVVAELDLTMALTGTPDLASITPDALVPQRP, translated from the coding sequence GTGCTGGGCAACGTCGTCGCCGAGCTCGACCTGACGATGGCCCTGACCGGCACGCCCGACCTGGCCTCGATCACGCCCGACGCGCTGGTGCCGCAGCGCCCCTGA
- a CDS encoding GAF and ANTAR domain-containing protein has translation MIDLHRIPELFVDVADTLVDEFDLLDFLHRLTEHAATVSGASAVGLMMLDQDDVLRYMASTSESARMLELLQLQTEEGPCFDCSRTGEAVVNADLAAATDRWPTFARAALDAGFQSVHAFPMRLRDRSIGALNLLGGAHGTFEPADVRLVQALADVATIALLQERQLSRAGAVTEQLQGALNSRIVLEQAKGVLAQQMGSTPDAAFEVLRRRARAGHVRLTDLARSVVDEVERRGR, from the coding sequence ATGATCGACCTCCACCGCATCCCCGAGCTCTTCGTCGACGTGGCCGACACCCTGGTCGACGAGTTCGACCTGCTCGACTTCCTGCACCGTCTCACCGAGCACGCGGCCACGGTCAGCGGCGCCAGCGCGGTCGGGCTGATGATGCTCGACCAGGACGACGTCCTGCGCTACATGGCCTCCACCTCCGAGAGCGCCCGGATGCTCGAGCTGCTGCAGCTGCAGACCGAGGAGGGGCCCTGCTTCGACTGCTCGCGCACCGGGGAGGCCGTGGTGAACGCCGACCTCGCGGCGGCCACCGACCGCTGGCCCACCTTCGCCCGCGCCGCCCTCGACGCCGGGTTCCAGTCGGTGCACGCCTTCCCGATGCGTCTGCGGGACCGGTCCATCGGTGCCCTCAACCTGCTCGGGGGTGCGCACGGCACCTTCGAGCCCGCCGACGTGCGCCTGGTACAGGCGCTGGCCGACGTCGCCACGATCGCGCTGCTGCAGGAGCGGCAGCTCTCGCGTGCCGGCGCGGTGACCGAGCAGCTCCAGGGCGCGCTGAACAGCCGGATCGTGCTCGAGCAGGCCAAGGGGGTGCTCGCGCAGCAGATGGGCAGCACGCCCGACGCGGCCTTCGAGGTGCTCCGGCGTCGGGCCCGGGCCGGGCACGTCCGCCTCACCGACCTGGCCCGGTCGGTGGTCGACGAGGTCGAGCGACGGGGCCGCTAG
- a CDS encoding ANTAR domain-containing protein, translating to MEALSSDGAAITLVPARGLDHDAAQAQVVAGSSDVLFRRAAEVELDLGEGPVTQAHHDGHPVLVPEVGASGGWRWPAWDSRARDLGIGAVHAFPLQLGAARFGALAAFHGRPFALVPTVAALGVALAALTTELLLDRAAETEGGAGGAALGDELDLRIEVYQAQGMVMAALGVTMAEALARMRAHAFAAGRDLPSVAADIVAGRVALSRDGTR from the coding sequence ATGGAGGCGCTGTCCTCCGACGGTGCCGCCATCACCCTCGTCCCGGCCCGGGGCCTGGACCACGACGCCGCCCAGGCGCAGGTGGTGGCCGGGTCCTCCGACGTCCTCTTCCGGCGTGCCGCCGAGGTCGAGCTGGACCTGGGGGAGGGGCCAGTCACCCAGGCACATCACGACGGCCACCCCGTCCTCGTGCCCGAGGTCGGCGCCTCCGGCGGGTGGCGCTGGCCGGCGTGGGACTCCCGCGCCCGGGACCTCGGCATCGGGGCGGTGCACGCCTTCCCGCTCCAGCTGGGCGCCGCGCGGTTCGGGGCCCTGGCGGCCTTCCACGGCCGGCCGTTCGCGCTGGTGCCGACCGTCGCCGCCCTGGGGGTCGCGCTCGCCGCGCTGACCACCGAGCTGCTGCTCGACCGCGCCGCGGAGACCGAGGGCGGCGCCGGCGGGGCGGCCCTCGGCGACGAGCTGGACCTGCGCATCGAGGTCTACCAGGCCCAGGGGATGGTGATGGCCGCGCTCGGCGTGACCATGGCCGAGGCTCTCGCCCGGATGCGCGCCCATGCCTTCGCGGCCGGCCGGGACCTCCCGTCCGTGGCCGCCGACATCGTCGCCGGTCGTGTCGCCCTGTCCCGGGACGGCACCCGATGA
- a CDS encoding alkaline phosphatase family protein, producing MTLLEPEYGRRSLGDVVPAVARALGRPLDPGTAPDRGVAGAPGLVLPDAEAYVLFLVDGLGARQLARYEHAAPYLSSLRVVDAAATAGVPSTTATSLTSLGTGLTPGTHGVVGYSSRIPGTDRLLFALGWDAAVDPREWQPHPTTFTRLQTAGVTTTVVNKREFEGSGLTEAAHRGADFVGADKVGERIAATQRVSARTPSLTYLYDGDLDWTGHRHGVASTAWLQQLAMIDSEAEQLRESLPASVRLLVVADHGMVDADPAQRFDVDALPELSAGVSLLGGEARFRQLYCQRGAVDDVVAAWRGTLGDAAEVLTREEAVARGWFGPVSSTVVPRLGDVLVACRDRASVVSTVGWSHESRLVGLHGSLTPDEMLIPVLID from the coding sequence GTGACCCTGCTCGAGCCGGAGTACGGCCGCCGCTCCCTCGGTGACGTCGTCCCGGCCGTCGCCCGCGCCCTGGGCCGACCGCTCGACCCCGGCACCGCGCCCGACCGGGGCGTCGCGGGCGCGCCCGGGCTCGTGCTCCCCGACGCCGAGGCGTACGTGCTGTTCCTCGTCGACGGGCTCGGCGCCCGCCAGCTGGCCCGCTACGAGCACGCCGCGCCGTACCTGTCCTCGCTGCGCGTCGTCGACGCGGCCGCCACCGCCGGGGTGCCGTCCACGACGGCCACCAGCCTGACCTCGCTGGGCACCGGGCTGACGCCGGGCACGCACGGGGTCGTCGGCTACAGCTCCCGGATCCCCGGGACCGACCGGCTCCTGTTCGCCCTCGGCTGGGACGCCGCGGTCGACCCCCGCGAGTGGCAGCCGCACCCGACCACCTTCACCCGGCTCCAGACCGCCGGCGTCACCACGACCGTGGTCAACAAGCGCGAGTTCGAGGGCAGCGGGCTGACCGAGGCCGCCCACCGCGGCGCCGACTTCGTGGGCGCCGACAAGGTGGGGGAGCGGATCGCGGCCACCCAGCGGGTGTCGGCGCGCACCCCGTCGCTGACCTACCTCTACGACGGCGACCTCGACTGGACAGGGCACCGCCACGGTGTCGCCTCGACGGCCTGGCTCCAGCAGCTGGCGATGATCGACAGCGAGGCCGAGCAGCTGCGCGAGTCGCTGCCGGCCTCCGTACGCCTGCTCGTGGTCGCCGACCACGGCATGGTCGACGCCGACCCGGCGCAGCGCTTCGACGTCGACGCGCTGCCGGAGCTGTCCGCCGGGGTCAGCCTCTTGGGTGGCGAGGCCCGCTTCCGCCAGCTCTACTGCCAGCGCGGCGCGGTCGACGACGTGGTCGCCGCCTGGCGGGGGACGCTGGGGGACGCCGCCGAGGTGCTGACCCGGGAGGAGGCCGTGGCCCGGGGCTGGTTCGGGCCGGTCTCCTCCACGGTGGTGCCCCGGCTGGGAGACGTGCTGGTGGCGTGCCGTGACCGGGCGTCGGTCGTCTCCACCGTCGGCTGGTCCCACGAGTCCCGGCTGGTCGGCCTGCACGGGTCGCTGACGCCCGACGAGATGCTGATCCCGGTCCTGATCGACTGA
- a CDS encoding DUF5998 family protein, which translates to MRSTRTDDRDRTRELLGAIEQTGYYPEVVADGVAAAVAGEQVVSYYVHHEPTFEHDEVRRHQSVVVLTPSRLVLAHTDEHAPDDLLPEPYTSTSTESVRLDSVRSVVVTRMVANPTQGPTPAAEAVMTIGWGGVGRLDLEPAGCSDPECEADHGYTGSMTADDFTLRVSATADGPDAVAGLLSFAESLSARTHLR; encoded by the coding sequence ATGCGCAGCACCCGCACCGACGACCGCGACCGTACCCGCGAGCTGCTCGGGGCCATCGAGCAGACCGGGTACTACCCCGAGGTGGTCGCCGACGGCGTCGCCGCCGCGGTGGCCGGCGAGCAGGTGGTCTCCTACTACGTCCACCACGAGCCGACCTTCGAGCACGACGAGGTGCGTCGCCACCAGAGCGTGGTCGTGCTGACGCCGAGCCGGCTGGTGCTGGCCCACACCGACGAGCACGCCCCCGACGACCTGCTCCCGGAGCCCTACACCTCCACGTCGACGGAGTCGGTGCGGCTGGACTCCGTGCGCTCGGTCGTGGTGACCCGGATGGTCGCGAACCCGACCCAGGGCCCCACCCCGGCGGCCGAGGCCGTGATGACGATCGGCTGGGGCGGCGTCGGCCGCCTCGACCTCGAGCCGGCCGGCTGCAGCGACCCCGAGTGCGAGGCCGACCACGGCTACACCGGCTCGATGACCGCCGACGACTTCACCCTGCGCGTCTCGGCCACCGCCGACGGCCCCGACGCCGTCGCGGGCCTGCTCTCCTTCGCCGAGTCCCTCTCGGCGCGCACCCACCTGCGGTGA
- a CDS encoding sulfotransferase family 2 domain-containing protein produces MIVSDTTGLLFVHVQKTGGTTVQRWLEEVTPDARPVPGCHRHAGLTTILQAEPGLGDHLVVGFVRNPWSRMHSWHRMVRRWVAQVPDGEPLASLSHFRGNAFARRVARELPDFEDFVLRGTREVPRLRRPQVAYLRAPGRRADLVGRQETLETDLRVLAERCGLPPHAGGRWNADDEPVDYRDAYTPAMRDRVAEVFARDVEAFGYEF; encoded by the coding sequence GTGATCGTCTCCGACACCACCGGTCTGCTCTTCGTCCACGTGCAGAAGACCGGTGGCACCACCGTGCAGCGCTGGCTCGAGGAGGTCACCCCCGACGCCCGGCCCGTGCCCGGGTGCCACCGGCACGCCGGGCTCACCACGATCCTGCAGGCCGAGCCGGGCCTGGGCGACCACCTCGTGGTGGGCTTCGTGCGCAACCCGTGGTCCCGGATGCACTCCTGGCACCGGATGGTGCGGCGCTGGGTGGCGCAGGTGCCCGACGGCGAGCCGCTGGCGTCGCTGTCCCACTTCCGGGGCAACGCCTTCGCCCGCCGGGTGGCCCGCGAGCTGCCGGACTTCGAGGACTTCGTGCTGCGGGGCACCCGCGAGGTTCCCCGGCTGCGACGACCACAGGTGGCGTACCTGCGGGCGCCCGGTCGCCGGGCCGACCTGGTCGGTCGCCAGGAGACGCTGGAGACGGACCTGCGGGTCCTGGCCGAGCGGTGCGGCCTCCCGCCGCACGCGGGCGGGCGGTGGAACGCCGACGACGAGCCGGTGGACTACCGCGACGCCTACACCCCGGCGATGCGCGACCGGGTCGCCGAGGTCTTCGCCCGGGACGTCGAGGCGTTCGGCTACGAGTTCTAG
- a CDS encoding bifunctional GNAT family N-acetyltransferase/acetate--CoA ligase family protein → MTTAPGSEQSASDRTPSTAAPTDTTAPAPTPAPLHWEADVLLRDGRTAHVRPIVPEDAELLVSFYARVSDRSKYYRFFSPMPTLSARDVRRFTEVDHVSRVALVMLLQGQMIAVGRFEGLGDGEAEVAFLVEDRHQGRGIAQLLLEHLAAAGRERGLERFTAEVLPDNHRMIQTIRDAGYRVASGYEDGVLTLEFPIDATDTAIGVMRGREQRAEAASIERFFNPRSVAVIGASRRQDTIGQQLVRNLVTGDFTGRVYVVNPSAGAVSGLPAYQSVGDIPDEVDVAIVAVPAEAVTDVVLDCAAKGVHGLVVISSGFAETGEEGRQRQRHLVGLSRSYGLRLIGPNCLGIINTDPAVSVNASLSSVMPPRGRAGFFCQSGALGSAILEKVQNRGLGLSTFVSAGNRADVSGNDLLQYWEEDDSTEVVLLYLESIGNPRKFSRIARRVSLRKPIVAVRSGRSTQGVPMGHTVRRIGAPPQAVDAMFRQAGVIQVDTLEEMFDVAQLLAHQPLPRGRRVAIVGNSDALGLLAADAAAPVGLEVTRAVALGADAGAEDFEDAIDAAIDDPEVDAVMAVYIPPLNVSGEDVANVLAAVGEQSDKPLVSTFLGAEGVPELLRVPDVAGSTAGRGSVPSYPAVESAVRALARVVDYAVWLRTPDGPPPDPAQSDEPAARAVVRRALQADPDGVNLGEDALRELLAAYGIDLWPVRRVATLDEARDAAQDLGWAAGHDVVLKATAEPLRERPDLAHVWRNIADADEMATAWGSLAHSVNSVAEPDFVVQRTAQPGVPVSIRSIEDPLFGPVVSFGIAGPVIELLSDLSYRIPPLGERDARAMVREVKSSPMLFGYRGAEAVDVALIEQLIGQVSQLQLDFPEVASLELGLVVVGADHLSVLTATARVQRVATPRSDLYARRMPDLPGDTGQS, encoded by the coding sequence GTGACGACCGCTCCCGGTTCCGAGCAGTCCGCGTCGGACCGGACCCCCTCCACCGCTGCCCCGACCGACACGACCGCCCCCGCCCCCACCCCCGCCCCCCTGCACTGGGAGGCCGACGTGCTGCTGCGCGACGGCCGGACCGCCCACGTGCGCCCGATCGTGCCCGAGGACGCCGAGCTCCTGGTCTCCTTCTACGCCCGCGTCTCCGACCGGTCGAAGTACTACCGCTTCTTCAGCCCGATGCCGACGCTGAGCGCGCGCGACGTGCGGCGCTTCACCGAGGTCGACCACGTCAGCCGGGTGGCGCTGGTGATGCTGCTGCAGGGCCAGATGATCGCCGTCGGACGCTTCGAGGGCCTCGGCGACGGCGAGGCCGAGGTGGCCTTCCTGGTCGAGGACCGCCACCAGGGCCGCGGCATCGCCCAGCTGCTGCTGGAGCACCTCGCCGCCGCCGGCCGCGAGCGCGGGCTGGAGCGGTTCACCGCCGAGGTGCTCCCCGACAACCACCGGATGATCCAGACCATCCGCGACGCGGGCTACCGGGTGGCCAGCGGCTACGAGGACGGCGTGCTGACCCTGGAGTTCCCGATCGACGCCACCGACACCGCGATCGGGGTGATGCGCGGGCGCGAGCAGCGCGCGGAGGCCGCCTCGATCGAGCGGTTCTTCAACCCGCGCTCGGTCGCGGTGATCGGGGCCTCGCGCCGCCAGGACACCATCGGCCAGCAGCTGGTGCGCAACCTGGTCACCGGCGACTTCACCGGCCGGGTCTACGTGGTCAACCCCAGCGCCGGTGCCGTCTCGGGGCTGCCGGCCTACCAGAGCGTCGGCGACATCCCCGACGAGGTCGACGTGGCCATCGTCGCGGTCCCGGCCGAGGCCGTGACCGACGTGGTCCTCGACTGCGCGGCCAAGGGCGTGCACGGGCTGGTGGTGATCTCCTCGGGGTTCGCCGAGACCGGCGAGGAGGGCCGGCAGCGCCAGCGGCACCTGGTCGGGCTGTCGCGGTCCTACGGCCTGCGGCTGATCGGCCCGAACTGCCTGGGCATCATCAACACCGACCCGGCCGTCTCGGTCAACGCCTCGCTGTCCTCGGTGATGCCCCCGCGCGGGCGGGCCGGGTTCTTCTGCCAGTCCGGCGCGCTCGGCTCGGCGATCCTGGAGAAGGTGCAGAACCGCGGGCTCGGCCTGTCGACCTTCGTCAGCGCCGGCAACCGCGCCGACGTGTCCGGCAACGACCTCCTGCAGTACTGGGAGGAGGACGACTCCACCGAGGTCGTGCTGCTCTACCTGGAGTCCATCGGCAACCCGCGCAAGTTCTCCCGGATCGCGCGACGGGTCTCGTTGCGCAAGCCGATCGTGGCGGTGCGCTCCGGTCGGAGCACCCAGGGCGTCCCGATGGGCCACACGGTGCGCCGGATCGGCGCCCCGCCGCAGGCCGTGGACGCGATGTTCCGGCAGGCCGGGGTGATCCAGGTCGACACCCTGGAGGAGATGTTCGACGTCGCCCAGCTGCTGGCCCACCAGCCGCTCCCGCGGGGCCGCCGGGTCGCGATCGTCGGCAACTCCGACGCCCTGGGCCTCCTCGCGGCCGACGCGGCCGCACCGGTCGGGCTCGAGGTCACCCGGGCCGTCGCGCTGGGCGCCGACGCCGGGGCCGAGGACTTCGAGGACGCCATCGACGCCGCCATCGACGACCCCGAGGTCGACGCGGTGATGGCGGTCTACATCCCGCCGCTGAACGTCTCCGGCGAGGACGTGGCCAACGTGCTGGCCGCCGTGGGCGAGCAGTCCGACAAGCCCCTGGTCTCCACCTTCCTGGGCGCCGAGGGCGTGCCCGAGCTGCTCCGCGTGCCCGACGTGGCCGGCTCCACCGCCGGTCGCGGGTCGGTGCCGTCCTACCCGGCGGTCGAGTCGGCGGTACGCGCCCTGGCGCGGGTGGTGGACTACGCGGTCTGGCTGCGCACCCCCGACGGGCCGCCGCCGGACCCCGCGCAGAGCGACGAGCCGGCCGCCCGGGCCGTCGTGCGGCGCGCGCTGCAGGCCGACCCCGACGGGGTCAACCTCGGCGAGGACGCCCTGCGCGAGCTCCTCGCCGCCTACGGCATCGACCTGTGGCCCGTGCGCCGGGTCGCCACGCTCGACGAGGCGCGCGACGCCGCGCAGGACCTCGGCTGGGCCGCCGGCCACGACGTCGTGCTGAAGGCGACCGCGGAGCCGCTGCGCGAGCGGCCCGACCTGGCCCACGTGTGGCGCAACATCGCCGACGCCGACGAGATGGCCACCGCGTGGGGCTCGCTGGCGCACTCGGTGAACTCCGTGGCCGAGCCGGACTTCGTGGTCCAGCGCACCGCCCAGCCCGGCGTGCCGGTCTCGATCCGCAGCATCGAGGACCCGCTCTTCGGGCCGGTGGTCTCGTTCGGGATCGCCGGGCCCGTCATCGAGCTGCTGTCCGACCTGTCCTACCGGATCCCGCCGCTGGGCGAGCGGGACGCGCGGGCGATGGTGCGGGAGGTGAAGAGCTCCCCGATGCTGTTCGGCTACCGCGGCGCGGAGGCCGTCGACGTGGCGCTGATCGAGCAGCTGATCGGCCAGGTCTCCCAGCTGCAACTGGACTTCCCCGAGGTGGCCTCCCTCGAGCTCGGCCTGGTGGTCGTCGGTGCCGACCACCTCTCGGTGCTGACCGCCACGGCGCGCGTCCAGCGCGTGGCCACGCCCCGCTCGGACCTCTACGCCCGACGGATGCCCGACCTGCCCGGCGACACCGGCCAGTCCTGA